A region of Pseudomonas cavernicola DNA encodes the following proteins:
- a CDS encoding energy transducer TonB yields MTQTRHKLSSWAISLLLVLGLHIGLGVWALYWRAEAVAVELPPPAMLLELAPLPEVAPPPPAPAQIVQPEPEPQPEVIEAPKPKLVVEKPKPKPKPKPPQKPVEPPKPQEKPVEQAKPQERPSPPTAPAAPAAPQPSSTSAPSEAKVTWQSKLLSHLARYKRYPDDARRRGFEGTSRIRFSVDHEGKVLSVSLAGTSGSASLDRATLAMIRRAQPLPKPPAELLNGGSVEVVAPFVYSLDRR; encoded by the coding sequence ATGACCCAGACCCGCCACAAACTGTCGAGTTGGGCCATCAGTCTGCTGCTGGTCCTTGGTCTGCATATCGGCCTGGGTGTCTGGGCGCTGTATTGGCGCGCGGAAGCCGTGGCGGTCGAATTGCCGCCACCGGCGATGCTGCTCGAGTTGGCGCCGCTGCCGGAAGTCGCTCCGCCACCACCCGCGCCTGCGCAAATCGTGCAGCCGGAGCCGGAACCGCAGCCCGAGGTAATCGAAGCGCCGAAACCCAAGCTGGTGGTTGAAAAACCCAAGCCAAAACCCAAACCCAAGCCGCCGCAAAAACCTGTAGAACCGCCCAAGCCACAGGAAAAGCCGGTCGAACAGGCTAAGCCGCAGGAGCGCCCCTCGCCGCCAACCGCCCCCGCTGCTCCAGCAGCCCCGCAGCCGAGCAGCACGAGTGCGCCCTCTGAAGCCAAGGTGACCTGGCAGAGCAAGCTGCTCAGCCATCTAGCCCGCTATAAGCGTTATCCCGACGACGCCCGCCGGCGTGGCTTCGAAGGCACCAGTCGAATCCGCTTCAGTGTCGATCACGAAGGCAAGGTCCTCAGCGTTTCGCTGGCCGGCACTTCTGGCAGCGCCTCGCTGGATCGCGCCACCCTGGCGATGATCAGGCGTGCCCAACCCCTGCCAAAACCGCCGGCGGAACTGCTGAACGGCGGCAGCGTGGAGGTCGTGGCGCCCTTCGTCTACTCCCTGGATCGCCGCTAA
- the exbB gene encoding tonB-system energizer ExbB, giving the protein MNPIPSSTQPTRLPNLPRAWRSLAALLFSLLLAPSVAFAEEPAASPAAQANTPASAAMAVANAAKPELSPEAAAALEKLEGAVETLAAEQAVEEAEQALASDLSPWGMYQNADIIVKIVMIGLALASVITWTIWIAKGFELLGAKRRLRTELTTLKQTRSLQEAGEQVRKTGSLSHLLVQDALEEMRLSANTREKEGIKERVSFRLERLVAACGRQMSQGTGVLATIGSTAPFVGLFGTVWGIMNSFIGIAKSQTTNLAVVAPGIAEALLATALGLVAAIPAVVIYNVFARSIAGYKAQVADASAQVLLLVSRDLDHLPAERSQPHVVKVG; this is encoded by the coding sequence ATGAATCCTATCCCATCCAGCACGCAGCCAACCCGCCTTCCCAACCTGCCACGCGCCTGGCGTAGCCTCGCCGCATTGCTGTTCAGCCTGTTGCTGGCGCCCAGCGTGGCCTTTGCCGAAGAGCCCGCCGCCAGCCCCGCAGCCCAGGCCAACACGCCCGCCAGCGCGGCAATGGCAGTTGCCAACGCGGCGAAGCCGGAGCTCAGCCCGGAGGCCGCCGCCGCACTGGAAAAGCTCGAAGGGGCAGTCGAAACACTCGCGGCGGAGCAGGCCGTCGAAGAGGCGGAACAGGCTCTGGCGAGTGATCTGTCGCCCTGGGGCATGTACCAGAACGCCGATATCATCGTGAAGATCGTGATGATCGGCCTGGCCCTGGCTTCGGTGATCACCTGGACCATCTGGATTGCCAAGGGCTTTGAGCTGCTCGGCGCCAAACGTCGCCTGCGTACCGAACTAACCACGCTGAAACAGACCCGCTCGCTGCAAGAGGCCGGCGAACAGGTCCGCAAGACCGGCAGCCTGTCGCACCTGCTGGTGCAGGATGCGCTCGAGGAAATGCGCCTGTCGGCCAACACCCGCGAGAAGGAAGGCATCAAGGAGCGCGTCAGCTTCCGCCTGGAACGTCTGGTCGCTGCTTGCGGCCGGCAGATGAGCCAAGGCACCGGGGTGCTCGCCACCATCGGTTCGACCGCACCGTTCGTCGGCCTGTTCGGCACCGTCTGGGGCATCATGAACAGCTTTATCGGCATCGCCAAATCGCAAACCACCAACCTCGCAGTGGTCGCTCCCGGCATCGCCGAAGCCCTACTGGCCACCGCGCTGGGCCTGGTCGCGGCGATTCCGGCGGTGGTCATCTACAACGTCTTTGCCCGCTCGATCGCCGGCTACAAGGCCCAAGTCGCGGACGCCTCGGCGCAAGTCCTGCTGCTGGTCAGCCGCGATCTCGACCACCTGCCGGCTGAACGCAGCCAGCCACACGTGGTGAAAGTGGGGTAA
- the exbD gene encoding TonB system transport protein ExbD produces MGLHLNDGGDDLVEAHEINVTPFIDVMLVLLIIFMVAAPLATVDIKVDLPASSAEPQPRPDKPVYLTVKEDQSLFLGDQQINREQLAQALDQQTAAKKDTTIFFRADKGVDYADLMDVMNALRAAGYLKVGLVGLEAVGQK; encoded by the coding sequence ATGGGACTTCATTTGAATGATGGCGGTGATGATCTCGTCGAAGCGCATGAGATCAACGTAACGCCTTTTATCGACGTCATGCTGGTGCTGTTGATCATCTTCATGGTCGCGGCGCCTTTGGCCACCGTCGACATCAAGGTCGATTTGCCCGCTTCCAGCGCCGAACCGCAGCCACGGCCGGACAAGCCGGTATACCTGACGGTCAAGGAAGACCAGAGCCTGTTCCTCGGCGATCAGCAGATCAACCGTGAGCAGCTCGCACAGGCGCTGGATCAGCAAACCGCGGCGAAGAAAGACACCACCATCTTCTTCCGCGCCGACAAGGGCGTGGATTACGCCGACCTGATGGACGTGATGAACGCCTTGCGCGCGGCCGGTTATCTCAAAGTCGGCCTGGTCGGGCTTGAGGCGGTCGGGCAGAAATGA